A stretch of Malus sylvestris chromosome 11, drMalSylv7.2, whole genome shotgun sequence DNA encodes these proteins:
- the LOC126591138 gene encoding uncharacterized protein LOC126591138 isoform X1: protein MHGLAFLPLTPPCTLCFFNLPPSASSSSSRSLLFLQTGPESSKPIFRHASKPVTSFLNLKPERRRFATVLRASRRESPYQVLGVSPSATDVEIKRAYRKLALKYHPDVNKEANAQEKFMRIKHAYNTLLSSKSRGKYDSNFGSDYSYSSSQRNQSKKSQDEEEFYGFGHFLRDVQITIEDFFKDIQEEFKNWEASASSQGKPKSLWEELGEIGEEFVEFLEKELNITDPEDGANNNDEGSSGKQRTENVGQDKAVKESSIEDNIDEIEATLAQLKKELGL from the exons ATGCATGGATTGGCTTTTCTGCCTCTAACTCCTCCATGCACCCTCTGTTTCTTCAACCTCCCTCCTtccgcttcttcttcttcttcaagatctcTGCTTTTCTTGCAAACCGGACCCGAATCTTCGAAACCCATTTTCAGACACGCATCGAAACCTGTAACCAGTTTCTTGAATTTGAAACCGGAGCGGCGGCGTTTTGCCACCGTCTTGAGAGCGAGTCGCAGAGAGTCTCCTTACCAGGTTCTGGGTGTGTCTCCTTCCGCAACGGATGTCGAGATCAAAAGGGCTTACCGGAAACTTGCTCTTAAGTATCACCCCGATGTTAATAAAGAG GCAAATGCGCAGGAGAAATTTATGCGGATTAAGCATGCCTACAATACATTGCTGAGTTCTAAATCTCGGGGAAAATACGACTCTAATTTTGGATCTGACTATTCCTACTCCTCTTCTCAAAGAAACCAGAGCAAGAAGTCTCAAGATGAAGAAGAGTTTTACGGATTTG GTCATTTTTTGAGGGATGTTCAAATAACAATAG AGGACTTCTTTAAAGATATCCAAGAAGAATTCAAGAACTGGGAAGCAAGTGCTTCGTCACAGGGAAAGCCAAAGAGTCTATGGGAGGAATTGGGG GAGATTGGAGAAGAATTTGTGGAATTTCTCGAGAAAGAACTAAACATAACGGATCCAGAAGATGGAGCAAATAACAATGATGAAGGCAGCTCTGGGAAACAGAGAACAGAAAATGTTGGTCAAGACAAAGCTGTTAAGGAGAGCAGCATCGAGGATAATATCGATGAGATAGAAGCTACTCTTGCTCAGTTAAAAAAGGAATTGGGATTGTAG
- the LOC126591137 gene encoding transcription factor PCL1-like, translating into MGEEVRMSEYEGGGSGGDDGDDEARVSEWETGLPSADDLTPLSQALIPIELASAFSISPEPSRTAVDVNRASQKTVSTLRGGAHSQGFSSNYKSFDENRSDDVEPMIVEVDESGERYGSDSRKSRKVDCSTEEADSTLRTENLSPDDTSARTLKRPRLVWTPQLHKRFVDVVAHLGIKNAVPKTIMQMMNVEGLTRENVASHLQKYRLYLKRMQGLSGDVGPSSSDQLFATTPVPQSLHHESGGDCGGGSGPAGSGQSHGHGNGQFSFPMPYPPPGMMQMPVLGLSHGHGHMSMPGGAGVHGGGYHGFESHRYNMGSMVSYQHAASNDK; encoded by the coding sequence ATGGGTGAGGAGGTGAGGATGAGTGAGTACGAAGGCGGTGGCAGCGGCGGCGACGACGGAGACGATGAGGCGCGAGTTTCCGAGTGGGAGACGGGGCTGCCGAGCGCCGACGACCTGACTCCCTTATCTCAGGCGTTGATTCCGATCGAATTAGCCTCGGCCTTCAGCATCTCGCCGGAGCCCTCCCGCACGGCGGTCGACGTCAACCGCGCGTCGCAGAAGACGGTCTCGACGCTCCGCGGCGGCGCCCACTCCCAGGGCTTCTCGTCGAACTACAAGTCGTTCGACGAGAACCGCAGCGACGACGTGGAGCCGATGATCGTGGAGGTGGACGAGAGCGGCGAGCGGTACGGATCCGATTCGAGAAAGTCGCGGAAGGTCGATTGCAGTACAGAGGAGGCGGATTCGACGCTGAGGACCGAGAATTTATCGCCGGATGACACGTCAGCGCGGACTCTGAAGCGGCCGCGGCTGGTGTGGACCCCGCAGCTGCACAAGCGGTTCGTGGACGTGGTGGCCCACCTGGGGATCAAGAACGCGGTGCCCAAGACGATTATGCAGATGATGAACGTCGAGGGATTGACCCGCGAAAATGTCGCGAGCCACTTGCAGAAGTACCGCCTCTACTTGAAGAGGATGCAAGGGTTATCCGGCGACGTGGGGCCCTCCTCGTCGGACCAGCTTTTCGCCACCACGCCTGTCCCGCAGAGCTTGCACCACGAGTCTGGCGGCGACTGCGGCGGGGGGTCCGGTCCGGCGGGTTCGGGGCAGAGCCACGGTCACGGAAATGGGCAGTTTTCGTTTCCGATGCCGTACCCGCCTCCCGGGATGATGCAGATGCCGGTTCTTGGGTTGAGCCACGGGCATGGGCACATGAGCATGCCCGGCGGTGCGGGGGTTCACGGCGGTGGGTACCATGGGTTCGAGTCGCACCGTTACAACATGGGTTCGATGGTTTCGTACCAACATGCTGCTTCGAATGACAAATGA
- the LOC126591138 gene encoding chaperone protein dnaJ 8, chloroplastic-like isoform X2 yields MHGLAFLPLTPPCTLCFFNLPPSASSSSSRSLLFLQTGPESSKPIFRHASKPVTSFLNLKPERRRFATVLRASRRESPYQVLGVSPSATDVEIKRAYRKLALKYHPDVNKEANAQEKFMRIKHAYNTLLSSKSRGKYDSNFGSDYSYSSSQRNQSKKSQDEEEFYGFEDFFKDIQEEFKNWEASASSQGKPKSLWEELGEIGEEFVEFLEKELNITDPEDGANNNDEGSSGKQRTENVGQDKAVKESSIEDNIDEIEATLAQLKKELGL; encoded by the exons ATGCATGGATTGGCTTTTCTGCCTCTAACTCCTCCATGCACCCTCTGTTTCTTCAACCTCCCTCCTtccgcttcttcttcttcttcaagatctcTGCTTTTCTTGCAAACCGGACCCGAATCTTCGAAACCCATTTTCAGACACGCATCGAAACCTGTAACCAGTTTCTTGAATTTGAAACCGGAGCGGCGGCGTTTTGCCACCGTCTTGAGAGCGAGTCGCAGAGAGTCTCCTTACCAGGTTCTGGGTGTGTCTCCTTCCGCAACGGATGTCGAGATCAAAAGGGCTTACCGGAAACTTGCTCTTAAGTATCACCCCGATGTTAATAAAGAG GCAAATGCGCAGGAGAAATTTATGCGGATTAAGCATGCCTACAATACATTGCTGAGTTCTAAATCTCGGGGAAAATACGACTCTAATTTTGGATCTGACTATTCCTACTCCTCTTCTCAAAGAAACCAGAGCAAGAAGTCTCAAGATGAAGAAGAGTTTTACGGATTTG AGGACTTCTTTAAAGATATCCAAGAAGAATTCAAGAACTGGGAAGCAAGTGCTTCGTCACAGGGAAAGCCAAAGAGTCTATGGGAGGAATTGGGG GAGATTGGAGAAGAATTTGTGGAATTTCTCGAGAAAGAACTAAACATAACGGATCCAGAAGATGGAGCAAATAACAATGATGAAGGCAGCTCTGGGAAACAGAGAACAGAAAATGTTGGTCAAGACAAAGCTGTTAAGGAGAGCAGCATCGAGGATAATATCGATGAGATAGAAGCTACTCTTGCTCAGTTAAAAAAGGAATTGGGATTGTAG
- the LOC126591134 gene encoding pentatricopeptide repeat-containing protein At5g59600, whose translation MLMRMFKVQALPSAQLSNRIFHRPVQSSPDFYTNLFEIYARDRQLHSARALHAHLITNGLASLTRFASNLIALYVSCGQIVHARKLFDKIPQTNIRRWFALIGACARCGFYQQAMGVFCEMQREGLRPNKIVIPSVLKACGHLPDVKTGEKLHAVVLRFSFEFDVFVSSALVDMYAKNGCVEKAHWVFDMMVEKDLVALNAMVSGFAQHGLAREALCLVKKMQLEGIKPNLITWNSLVAGFSQKGDEAMASKLFKMMRDNGIDPDVVSWTSIISGCVQNFQNDKAFRTFKQMLGHGLYPTSNTISSLLPACACVTNVKSGKEIHAYALVIGVEQDVYVRSALVDMYAKCGFIFEARALFCKMSERNTVTWNSMIFGYANHGYCNEAIELFNQMKLEDDKKLDYLTFIAVLTACCHAGMIELGESLFNLMQEEYGIVPRLEHYACMVDLLGRAGKLTEAYDMIKAMPMEPDLFVWGALLGACRNHGNIDLAEVAARHLSEVEPESAGNSLLLSSLYAGSGNWGNVARLKKMMKRNKLGKLPGCSWMETA comes from the coding sequence ATGTTAATGCGCATGTTCAAAGTCCAAGCACTCCCATCGGctcagctgagcaaccgcatcTTCCACCGTCCAGTTCAATCCTCACCGGATTTCTACACAAATCTGTTCGAAATCTACGCTCGTGACCGACAGTTGCACTCTGCAAGAGCACTCCACGCCCATTTGATCACCAATGGCTTGGCCAGTTTGACCCGTTTTGCCTCCAATCTCATAGCTTTGTATGTTTCTTGTGGCCAAATAGTCCATGCCCGCAAACTGTTTGACAAAATTCCCCAGACGAATATCCGCCGCTGGTTTGCTCTCATCGGAGCCTGTGCTCGTTGTGGGTTTTATCAGCAGGCAATGGGTGTGTTCTGTGAGATGCAGAGAGAGGGTTTAAGGCCGAACAAGATTGTTATTCCCAGTGTTTTGAAAGCCTGTGGGCACCTCCCGGATGTTAAAACCGGTGAGAAACTTCACGCTGTGGTGCTCCGGTTCTCGTTTGAATTTGATGTTTTCGTTAGTAGTGCTCTCGTTGATATGTACGCGAAGAACGGGTGTGTAGAGAAGGCGCATTGGGTGTTTGATATGATGGTGGAGAAAGATTTGGTGGCTTTGAATGCTATGGTTTCTGGGTTTGCTCAACATGGGTTGGCTAGAGAAGCATTGTGTTTGGTGAAGAAAATGCAGCTGGAGGGGATAAAGCCTAATTTGATAACTTGGAACAGTTTGGTTGCTGGGTTTTCGCAGAAGGGTGACGAAGCGATGGCATCTAAGCTTTTTAAGATGATGCGCGATAATGGAATCGATCCTGATGTGGTATCTTGGACTTCAATTATATCCGGGTGTGTGCAGAATTTTCAGAACGATAAGGCTTTTCGAACATTTAAGCAAATGTTGGGTCATGGATTGTATCCAACTTCGAATACAATTAGTAGCCTCTTGCCTGCCTGTGCGTGTGTGACAAATGTGAAGTCCGGAAAGGAGATTCATGCTTACGCTTTGGTGATAGGAGTCGAACAAGATGTGTATGTTCGGAGTGCTCTtgttgacatgtatgcaaaatgcGGATTCATATTTGAAGCAAGGGCATTGTTTTGTAAGATGTCTGAAAGGAACACGGTAACATGGAATTCGATGATTTTTGGATACGCTAATCATGGATATTGCAACGAAGCAATTGAGCTTTTCAACCAGATGAAGCTGGAAGACGATAAGAAACTCGATTACCTGACTTTCATAGCAGTTCTCACAGCTTGCTGTCATGCTGGAATGATTGAACTTGGAGAAAGCTTGTTCAATCTGATGCAGGAAGAGTATGGAATTGTGCCAAGACTGGAAcattatgcatgcatggttgATCTTCTAGGTCGAGCAGGGAAACTCACCGAGGCGTATGATATGATTAAGGCAATGCCGATGGAGCCAGATTTGTTCGTATGGGGAGCGTTATTAGGAGCATGTCGGAATCATGGGAATATAGATCTTGCTGAAGTAGCTGCAAGGCATTTGTCGGAGGTAGAGCCGGAGAGTGCAGGAAACAGTTTGCTACTGTCAAGTCTATATGCTGGTTCTGGCAATTGGGGGAACGTTGCAAGgttgaagaaaatgatgaagagAAACAAGTTGGGGAAACTTCCGGGATGCAGTTGGATGGAAACCGCCTGA
- the LOC126591129 gene encoding protein TOC75-3, chloroplastic-like codes for MFAAAPSSAYLNPKPTILPSSSRTLAPPLTAATASNSRRPVVKCHLSSNSPSPLSQNPKPSSTPLKTLSKALAAASTVTIIFNLRSFAGNGNSGGGGGGFGGGGGGGGGGGDGFGGGEDGFGRFLKRLLFGSQTAMADEPQSQEWDSHGLPANIVVQLNKLSGFKKYKVSEILFFDRRRWSTVGTEDSFFEMVSLRPGGIYTKAQLQKELENLANCGMFEKVDLEGKTNPDGTLGVTISFTESTWQSADKFRCINVGLMAQSKPIEMDPDMTEKEKLEYFRNQEKDYKRRIDRARPCLLPAPVQREVLLMLREQGKVSARLLQKIRDRVQKWYQDEGYACAQVVNFGNLNTKEVVCEVVEGDITQLHIQFQDKLGNFVEGNTQIPVVKRELPRQLRPGYVFNIEAGKQALRNINSLALFSNIEVNPRPDEKNEGGIIVEIKLKELEQKTAELNTEWNIVPGRGGYPTLASLEPGGTVTFEHRNLGGLNRSILGSITTSNFLNPQDDLAFKLEYVHPYLDGVYNPRNRALRVSCFNSRKLSPVFTGGPGADEVPPIWVDRAGVKANITENFTRQSKFTYGLVVEEITTRDERSHVCSNGQRVLPNGGVSEDGPPTTLSGTGIDRVAFLQSNITRDNTKFVNGAIVGQRNMFQVDQGVGVGSNFPFFNRHQLTLTRFFQLKEVEEGAGKPPPPVLVLHGHYGGCIGDLPSYDTFTLGGPYSVRGYNMGEIGAARNILELAAELRIPVKGTHVYAFAEHGNDLGTSKEVKGNPTEVYRRLGHGSAYGVGVKLGLVRAEYAVDHNSGTGALFFRFGERF; via the exons ATGTTCGCAGCGGCGCCCTCCTCCGCCTACCTCAACCCCAAGCCCACCATCCTCCCCTCTTCCTCCCGCACCCTAGCCCCGCCCCTCACAGCCGCCACTGCCTCTAACAGCCGCCGACCAGTCGTCAAATGCCACCTGTCTTCGAATTCCCCCTCTCCCCTttcccaaaaccctaaaccctcctCCACTCCCCTCAAAACCCTCTCCAAAGCCCTTGCCGCCGCCTCCACCGTCACCATCATCTTCAATTTGCGATCTTTTGCTGGGAATGGTAATTCCGGCGGTGGCGGAGGCGGATTCGGCGGCGGAggcggaggtggaggtggaggggGAGATGGGTTCGGCGGCGGGGAAGATGGGTTTGGTAGGTTTTTGAAGAGGCTGTTGTTTGGGTCGCAGACGGCCATGGCGGACGAGCCACAGTCCCAAGAGTGGGATTCGCATGGGTTACCGGCCAACATTGTTGTCCAGCTCAACAAGCTCAGTGGGTTCAAGAAATACAAGGTCTCCGAGATCTTGTTCTTCGATCGGCGGCGGTGGAGCACCGTCGGCACCGAAGACTCGTTCTTCGAAATGGTATCCCTGAGACCTGGCGGCATTTACACCAAAGCCCAGTTGCAGAAGGAGCTCGAGAACTTAGCCAATTGCGGGATGTTCGAGAAGGTCGATTTGGAAGGGAAGACCAACCCAGATGGGACTCTGGGCGTGACGATTTCGTTTACAGAGAGCACATGGCAGTCGGCCGACAAGTTCCGATGCATCAATGTGGGTCTGATGGCGCAGTCGAAGCCAATCGAAATGGACCCGGATATGACCGAGAAGGAAAAGCTCGAGTATTTTCGGAACCAGGAGAAGGATTACAAGAGAAGGATTGATAGGGCGAGGCCGTGTTTGCTGCCGGCGCCTGTGCAGAGGGAGGTGTTGCTGATGTTGAGAGAACAAGGGAAGGTGAGCGCAAGGCTGTTGCAGAAGATTCGAGACCGGGTTCAGAAGTGGTACCAGGATGAAGGGTATGCTTGTGCACAGGTTGTGAATTTTGGGAATTTGAATACCAAGGAGGTGGTTTGTGAGGTTGTGGAAGGGGATATCACtcagctgcatattcagttccAGGACAAGCTGGGGAATTTCGTCGAAGGGAACACACAGATCCCCGTGGTGAAGAGGGAATTGCCTAGGCAG CTTCGCCCGGGTTATGTTTTCAACATAGAAGCAGGGAAACAAGCTCTGAGGAACATAAATTCCCTAGCTTTGTTTTCAAACATTGAAGTGAACCCACGGCCTGATGAGAAGAATGAAGGAGGTATAATTGTTGAAATAAAGCTTAAAGAACTAGAACAGAAGACAGCTGAACTTAACACGGAATGGAACATTGTTCCTGGACGCGGAGGTTATCCGACTCTG GCTTCACTAGAGCCTGGTGGCACTGTTACATTTGAACATCGGAATCTCGGTGGCCTGAATAGATCTATTCTCGGGTCAATAACCACCAGCAACTTCTTGAATCCTCAG GATGATCTTGCTTTCAAGCTTGAGTATGTGCATCCATATCTGGATGGTGTGTACAATCCCCGCAATCGTGCTCTCCGTGTAAGCTGCTTCAACAGCCGAAAACTAAGTCCAGTCTTTACTGGTGGGCCAGGGGCCGATGAAGTACCACCTATTTGGGTTGATCGAGCTGGAGTTAAGGCTAATATAACAGAG AATTTCACCCGTCAGAGCAAATTCACCTATGGACTTGTAGTGGAAGAGATAACCACGCGTGATGAACGCAGTCATGTCTGTTCTAATGGCCAAAGAGTGTTGCCAAATGGAGGAGTAAGTGAAGATGGACCTCCAACAACTCTCAGTGGTACAGGCATTGACCGCGTGGCATTTTTACAATCAAATATCACTCGGGATAACACTAAATTTGTGAATGGAGCTATAGTTGGTCAGAGGAATATGTTTCAG GTTGACCAAGGTGTTGGCGTGGGCAGCAACTTTCCATTCTTCAACCGTCACCAGCTAACATTAACCAGATTTTTCCAGCTGAAGGAAGTCGAGGAAGGTGCTGGTAAACCACCACCGCCTGTCCTTGTACTTCATGGACACTATGGTGGCTGTATAGGAGACCTTCCAAGTTATGATACATTTACCCTTGGCGGTCCATATTCTGTGAGGGGTTACAATATGGGTGAGATAGGCGCAGCTAGAAACATCCTTGAG CTTGCTGCTGAGCTACGGATACCTGTGAAAGGTACACATGTATATGCATTTGCAGAACACGGAAATGACCTAGGAACTTCCAAGGAAGTCAAGGGTAACCCAACAGAGGTATACAGGCGATTGGGCCACGGGTCAGCTTATGGTGTTGGCGTAAAGTTAGGTTTAGTAAGAGCTGAGTATGCAGTCGACCATAACTCCGGCACAGGTGCATTATTCTTCCGTTTTGGCGAGAGGTTTTGA